One part of the Chryseobacterium sp. 7 genome encodes these proteins:
- a CDS encoding efflux RND transporter permease subunit, whose protein sequence is MLKLFIRRPVLSTVISVIIVVLGILGISSLPVAQYPNIAPPTIQVSASYPGANTTTLINSVVFPLEQQINGVEGMTYMTSSASNTGSASISVYFDVGVDPNQAAVDVQNRISTILSKLPQAVTQAGVTVRKQQSSNVLILGLFSERAQYDQKFLQNYAAINLVPQLQRAKGVGGATIFGGAMTYAMRIWLQPDKMAAYGLVPSDVTAVLNAQNFNAAPGKIGDNLAQAFQYDITYSGTLVSIEQFKKVVVKSMGNGQYLYLKDIARIDLGTQTYTSATAINGKPAVAIAISQTPGSNAQQVIVGAQKVMADASKNFPSGIKMIELVNINNFLSESISKVLHTLVECFILVFLVILIFLQDVRSTIIHGVSVPVSIIGTFFFLYLFGYSLNLLTLFALVLAIGIVVDDAVVVVEAVHSKLEHGYTSPRKAAIDAMGEIAPAIVSITLVMASVFLPVTFLGGSAGVFYKQFGITLAVAIMISAVNALTLSPALAAMFLRPPKHEQDEEKKGFLQKIKKGFNANYEKLINKYISSVGFLIRRKWLTLTLVICFGGLFYFTIKSVASSFVPSEDMGTIFVNVTLPAAATKERVQAINKQIDNIAHTIPEIQASMTTLGQNQLGGSGSSYGMLILRLTPWSQRPGVTDKDVIQQLTEKTKNIEGASINFMQQPTISGFGTSGGFTFQLEDRGGHSISDFYGVSQNFLAALNKRSEIQYAATAFNPNFPQYEVDVNVAKCEDNGIQPSEILNLMNVYYGSSYVSNFTEFGQQYQIILQADNPYRGTVEQMNNIKIRTASGTMSPISEYITMKKVYGPSSVSRFNMYNAISVSGSPNTGYSTGQAMQAINEIAAQTLPPGYSFEYSGISKEEQSSGSQAGIIFLLSLCFVYLLLSALYESYILPLAVILSLPVGLSGIFVFVKLFGIDNNIYIQICMIMLIGLLAKNAILMVELSLEKRREGMGLLDSALAGAKIRIRPILMTSLAFIFGLMPLMFSSGVGANGNKSIGIGSIGGMLFGTILGIFVIPGLYVIFQGLQEKAGTNKYDENDELIVEHKK, encoded by the coding sequence ATGCTTAAACTATTTATTCGAAGACCGGTATTGAGTACGGTAATTTCCGTAATCATTGTGGTGTTGGGTATTCTCGGGATTAGCAGTTTACCCGTGGCACAGTATCCTAATATTGCCCCGCCTACCATTCAGGTTTCGGCCTCGTATCCGGGAGCCAATACTACAACATTGATCAACAGTGTTGTTTTTCCACTAGAGCAACAGATTAACGGGGTGGAAGGAATGACTTATATGACTTCTTCTGCCAGTAATACGGGGTCTGCCAGTATCAGTGTTTATTTTGATGTAGGAGTAGATCCTAATCAGGCTGCTGTAGATGTACAAAACAGAATCAGTACCATATTATCTAAATTGCCACAGGCTGTAACACAGGCAGGGGTTACCGTAAGAAAACAGCAAAGTAGTAACGTGCTTATTTTAGGCTTGTTTAGTGAGCGGGCACAATATGATCAGAAGTTTTTACAGAATTATGCTGCCATAAACCTTGTTCCCCAGCTGCAAAGAGCAAAAGGAGTAGGAGGTGCCACCATATTTGGAGGAGCAATGACTTACGCCATGCGTATTTGGCTTCAGCCTGATAAAATGGCAGCTTACGGATTGGTTCCTTCTGATGTAACAGCAGTTTTGAATGCCCAGAATTTTAATGCAGCTCCCGGTAAAATAGGAGATAATCTGGCACAGGCATTTCAATATGATATTACGTATTCCGGTACGTTGGTTTCAATAGAACAGTTCAAAAAGGTTGTTGTTAAATCTATGGGGAACGGACAGTATCTTTACCTGAAAGATATTGCCCGGATAGATCTGGGGACTCAAACTTATACCAGTGCCACGGCTATCAATGGAAAACCCGCAGTAGCAATTGCAATCAGCCAGACTCCAGGTTCTAATGCCCAGCAGGTAATTGTAGGAGCCCAAAAAGTAATGGCAGACGCTTCAAAAAATTTCCCATCCGGAATTAAAATGATAGAACTGGTTAATATCAATAACTTCCTGAGTGAGAGTATTTCCAAAGTACTGCATACCCTCGTGGAATGTTTTATATTGGTATTTCTCGTTATTCTTATCTTTTTGCAGGATGTACGTTCTACTATTATTCACGGGGTTTCCGTTCCTGTATCTATTATTGGAACATTCTTTTTCCTGTATTTGTTTGGCTATAGTCTTAACTTGCTTACCTTATTTGCTTTGGTATTGGCCATCGGAATCGTGGTGGATGATGCTGTAGTGGTGGTAGAAGCAGTACACAGTAAATTGGAACATGGCTATACCTCACCCCGAAAAGCAGCCATTGATGCAATGGGAGAAATTGCCCCGGCAATTGTTTCTATTACATTGGTGATGGCGTCTGTATTTCTTCCCGTAACATTTTTGGGAGGATCTGCCGGAGTATTTTATAAGCAGTTCGGAATTACACTTGCCGTAGCTATTATGATTTCGGCAGTCAATGCACTTACCTTAAGCCCAGCTCTGGCTGCAATGTTCCTTCGTCCTCCAAAGCATGAGCAGGATGAGGAGAAGAAAGGATTCTTGCAAAAAATAAAGAAAGGATTCAATGCAAATTATGAAAAGCTGATTAATAAATATATCTCCAGTGTTGGGTTTCTGATCAGAAGAAAATGGCTGACGTTAACCTTAGTAATCTGTTTTGGCGGTTTGTTTTATTTCACTATTAAAAGTGTGGCATCCAGTTTTGTCCCTTCTGAGGATATGGGAACCATTTTTGTGAATGTTACTCTTCCTGCTGCGGCAACCAAAGAAAGAGTACAGGCTATTAATAAACAGATTGATAATATTGCCCATACTATTCCGGAGATACAGGCATCCATGACGACATTAGGCCAAAATCAGCTTGGAGGAAGCGGAAGTTCCTATGGAATGCTTATCCTAAGACTTACTCCATGGAGCCAAAGACCGGGAGTCACAGATAAAGATGTAATCCAGCAGCTCACAGAAAAAACAAAAAATATTGAAGGTGCTTCCATCAACTTTATGCAGCAGCCTACTATCAGTGGTTTTGGAACCAGTGGTGGGTTTACATTCCAACTGGAAGACAGAGGTGGACATAGCATAAGCGATTTTTATGGTGTTTCTCAAAACTTTCTGGCAGCATTGAACAAGAGAAGCGAAATTCAGTATGCAGCCACAGCGTTTAATCCCAACTTTCCGCAATATGAAGTAGATGTAAATGTGGCGAAATGTGAAGACAACGGCATACAACCATCAGAAATACTTAATTTGATGAATGTATACTACGGAAGTTCTTATGTAAGTAATTTCACAGAGTTTGGGCAGCAGTATCAGATTATTCTTCAGGCAGACAATCCTTATCGAGGTACTGTTGAGCAAATGAATAATATTAAAATAAGAACGGCAAGCGGAACAATGAGCCCTATCTCGGAATATATTACCATGAAAAAGGTATATGGTCCTTCCTCCGTTTCAAGATTTAATATGTACAATGCTATTTCTGTGAGTGGTTCTCCCAATACCGGTTACAGTACAGGACAAGCGATGCAAGCTATTAATGAAATTGCCGCGCAGACGTTGCCGCCTGGTTATAGCTTTGAATATAGTGGAATCAGTAAAGAAGAGCAAAGCTCCGGTTCTCAGGCCGGAATTATATTCCTGTTAAGCCTTTGTTTTGTATATCTGCTTTTGAGCGCTTTATATGAAAGCTATATTCTTCCTCTTGCTGTAATTCTTTCTTTACCTGTGGGATTAAGCGGAATTTTTGTCTTTGTGAAACTATTCGGGATAGATAATAATATTTACATACAGATCTGTATGATTATGCTGATAGGACTTCTCGCAAAAAATGCCATTCTGATGGTAGAACTTTCCCTTGAAAAAAGACGTGAAGGAATGGGGTTACTGGACAGTGCTCTGGCAGGGGCGAAGATAAGAATCAGACCTATTCTGATGACCTCGCTGGCTTTTATTTTCGGATTAATGCCTCTGATGTTTTCAAGTGGTGTAGGAGCCAATGGAAACAAATCTATTGGAATAGGCTCTATTGGAGGGATGTTGTTTGGAACCATCCTGGGAATCTTTGTTATTCCGGGGCTATATGTCATTTTTCAAGGCTTGCAGGAAAAAGCAGGAACCAATAAGTACGATGAAAATGATGAACTTATTGTTGAACACAAAAAATAA
- a CDS encoding efflux transporter outer membrane subunit, producing the protein MIHWKKQYQFYIQITAVSVMLFSCNVSQPYTNNQSVPDQLYGDAAANKADNIAVLSWKEIFKDPSLQELISEGITNNLDLKTAAANLKAAEANFIQSKQAFFPSVSGNASAGAYHPSNSQASASQVYQLYALSSWQVDIWGKLSSSKRSVYASYLASEAYKQAVQTQVVANIASTYYQLLAYDEQLNIVQQSLEVYSKDTETMKILKNSNVVTGAAVVQSAANYYAIKSTVPDIKNNIRQAENTLSLLLGRTPGPIKRDSLFNEQVYSELSVGVPAQLLANRPDVKQAELQLRSNFEQINVARTAFYPALTITGQAGLYATQLSSFFNAGAFFANIIGGLTQPIFNNGINKQKLKVAQATYEASEYNYSKVLLTAGQEVSNALYQYQMVDEKVSSRKEQIANLEKAVHFTKELLKYTSATNYTDVLTSEQSLLSARQSAVTDKLQQLQAVVNLYAALGGGWK; encoded by the coding sequence ATGATACACTGGAAAAAACAATATCAATTCTATATACAAATCACTGCTGTTTCTGTGATGCTTTTCAGCTGCAATGTTTCACAGCCTTATACCAACAATCAATCTGTTCCAGATCAATTGTATGGCGATGCAGCTGCAAATAAGGCCGACAATATAGCAGTCCTTTCGTGGAAAGAAATTTTTAAAGATCCTTCATTACAGGAGCTAATCTCCGAAGGAATTACAAATAACCTGGATTTAAAAACAGCGGCCGCCAATCTTAAAGCCGCTGAAGCCAATTTTATACAAAGCAAACAGGCATTTTTCCCTTCAGTTTCAGGGAATGCTTCTGCCGGAGCTTATCACCCTTCCAATTCTCAGGCTTCTGCTTCACAGGTATATCAGCTGTATGCATTATCATCATGGCAGGTAGATATCTGGGGAAAATTAAGCAGTTCCAAAAGGTCTGTGTATGCTTCCTATCTGGCCAGTGAAGCTTATAAACAAGCTGTGCAGACACAGGTTGTCGCCAATATTGCCAGTACTTATTATCAATTGCTTGCTTATGATGAGCAGCTAAATATCGTTCAGCAATCTCTGGAAGTTTATTCTAAAGATACGGAGACCATGAAGATTTTGAAAAACAGTAACGTAGTAACAGGTGCAGCAGTTGTACAGAGTGCCGCGAATTATTATGCCATAAAATCAACCGTTCCGGATATCAAAAATAATATCCGCCAGGCAGAAAATACCTTGTCTTTATTGCTGGGAAGAACTCCGGGCCCAATTAAAAGAGATTCTCTTTTTAATGAGCAGGTCTATAGCGAATTATCAGTAGGAGTGCCTGCTCAGCTATTAGCAAACCGACCAGATGTAAAACAGGCAGAACTTCAGCTTAGAAGTAATTTTGAACAGATCAATGTAGCCAGAACCGCTTTTTATCCTGCTTTAACGATTACAGGACAGGCTGGTTTATATGCTACACAGCTCAGCTCATTTTTTAATGCCGGAGCATTCTTCGCCAATATTATCGGAGGCCTTACACAACCGATTTTTAATAACGGAATTAATAAACAGAAACTAAAAGTAGCCCAAGCCACTTATGAAGCCTCTGAGTATAATTACAGTAAAGTATTGCTGACAGCAGGACAGGAGGTTTCCAATGCATTATATCAGTATCAGATGGTGGATGAAAAAGTTTCTTCCCGTAAAGAACAGATTGCAAATCTTGAAAAAGCCGTTCATTTCACCAAAGAATTGCTTAAATATACCAGCGCAACCAATTATACGGATGTTCTTACCTCGGAACAAAGCCTTTTGAGCGCCAGACAAAGTGCGGTTACTGATAAACTGCAGCAACTTCAGGCCGTTGTGAATCTTTATGCCGCTTTGGGAGGAGGATGGAAGTAA